The Mytilus trossulus isolate FHL-02 chromosome 3, PNRI_Mtr1.1.1.hap1, whole genome shotgun sequence genome contains a region encoding:
- the LOC134711882 gene encoding calmodulin-like, producing the protein MADCNLTEEQIAEFQEAFTLFDKDGDGTITTKELGTVMRSLGQNPTEAELHDMINEVDADGNGTIDFPEFLTMMAKKMQDKQADQLTEEQIAEFKEAFSLFDKDGDGTITTKELGTVMRSLGQNPTEAELQDMINEVDADGNGTIDFPEFLTMMARKMKDSDSEEEIREAFRVFDKDGNGFISAAELRHVMTNLGEKLTDEEVDEMIREADIDGDGQVNYDEFVKMMTSK; encoded by the exons ATG GCAGACTGTAACTTAACAGAAGAACAGATTGCag aatttcagGAAGCGTTTACGCTTTTTGACAAGGATGGAGATGGAACTATAACAACCAAAGAATTGGGAACAGTTATGAGATCTCTCGGACAAAATCCCACGGAGGCAGAGCTTCATGACATGATTAACGAGGTGGATGCCGACG GAAATGGAACCATAGATTTCCCAGAATTCTTAACAATGATGGCGAAAAAGATGCAAG ATAAACAA GCTGACCAACTAACAGAAGAACAAATTGCAG AATTCAAAGAGGCTTTCAGTCTGTTCGACAAAGATGGTGACGGTACCATTACCACAAAAGAACTTGGAACTGTCATGAGATCTTTGGGGCAAAATCCTACTGAAGCTGAACTACAGGACATGATCAACGAAGTTGACGCTGATG gTAATGGCACGATAGATTTCCCAGAATTCCTTACTATGATGGCCCGAAAAATGAAAGACTCAGATTCCGAGGAAGAAATCAGAGAAGCCTTCAGAGTATTTGATAAGGACGGCAATGGTTTTATAAGTGCAGCTGAACTTCGCCATGTGATGACAAATCTCGGAGAAAAATTAACAGACGAAGAAGTAGACGAGATGATACGAGAGGCTGACATAGACGGCGATGGACAAGTTAATTATGACG AATTTGTGAAAATGATGACGTCGAAATGA
- the LOC134711881 gene encoding calmodulin-like, whose protein sequence is MMAKKMQGSGDDQEELREAFRVFDKDGNGFISAAELRHVMTNLGEKLTDGEVDEMIREADTDGDGQVNYSEFVKMMTHK, encoded by the exons ATGATGGCGAAAAAGATGCAAGGTAGTGGAGATGACCAAGAGGAATTACGGGAAGCATTCCGAGTGTTTGATAAAGATGGAAATGGTTTTATTAGTGCAGCTGAACTAAGACATGTTATGACAAATCTAGGAGAAAAACTTACGGACGGAGAAGTTGACGAAATGATACGGGAAGCTGATACAGATGGCGACGGTCAAGTCAATTATTCAG agTTTGTGAAGATGATGACCCACAAGTAA
- the LOC134711879 gene encoding calmodulin-like has protein sequence MAEHGLTEDQCEHITGVFNWFDKNGDGKIDAKELGLALRLEGLNPTDKEIAEMIQKVDVDDDGKINHKEFMKMMKEEVLNTDEKSELQEAFRVFDKNGDGRICASELTEALTSIGEKLSREDISELLKRADIDKNGTICYNEFVVLMTDMNPGVKSSTKAS, from the exons ATG GCGGAACATGGCTTGACGGAAGACCAATGTGAAC ATATTACCGGTGTGTTCAATTGGTTTGATAAAAATGGCGATGGAAAGATCGACGCAAAAGAATTGGGATTGGCTCTTCGATTAGAAGGATTAAATCCAACAGATAAAGAGATAGCAGAAATGATTCAAAAAGTAGATGTTGATG ATGACGGAAAGATAAACCACAAAGAATTCATGAAAATGATGAAAGAAGAGGTTTTAAATACAGACGAGAAATCAGAGCTTCAAGAGGCATTCCgagtatttgataaaaatggtGATGGTCGAATATGTGCATCAGAACTAACCGAAGCCCTTACTTCCATAGGTGAAAAGTTATCACGTGAGGATATCAGTGAATTGCTGAAGAGAGCTGACATAGATAAAAACGGAACTATTTGTTATAATG aGTTTGTTGTTTTAATGACGGATATGAATCCAGGAGTCAAATCATCAACCAAAGCAAGCTAA
- the LOC134711880 gene encoding calmodulin-beta-like, with protein sequence MANLSEETIAEFKEAFGLFDKDKNGQITSAELGTVMRSLGQNPTNADITEMIQEVDSDGSGTINFDEFKKMMGKKMENSDPVEDLREAFKIFDKNNDGKIDPNELKKVMVNIGEKLTDEEANEMIKEADVDGDGKVNYEEFVTMMTKKDK encoded by the exons ATG GCCAACCTTTCGGAGGAAACTATTGCAG aatttaaaGAAGCTTTTGGTTTGTTTGACAAAGACAAAAATGGCCAGATTACGAGTGCGGAGCTAGGAACAGTAATGAGATCTTTAGGGCAAAATCCAACAAATGCTGATATTACAGAAATGATACAAGAAGTAGATAGTGACG GTAGTGGAACAATTAATTTTGacgagtttaaaaaaatgatgggAAAAAAGATGGAGAATAGTGATCCAGTAGAAGATCTCAGagaagcttttaaaatttttgacaaaaacaatgaTGGCAAAATAGATCCTAATGAGCTTAAAAAGGTGATGGTCAATATTGGTGAAAAATTGACAGATGAAGAAGCTAATGAGATGATTAAAGAGGCAGATGTGGACGGAGATGGAAAGGTCAATTATGAAG agtTTGTTACGATGATGACAAAAAAGGATAAATAG